GCTTATCTTTTCCGTACTTTTTCTGGATATTCAGATAATAATCAATAGCGTAAGCTATCAGATTGGCAAGATGGTATTTCACCTGCTCTATTTTACCTTCAAGAGCGGCAATATTTTCTTTGAATTTATCTAAGTCAAATCTTGAGATTCTCTTAATTCTGATTTCCGTCAGCTTTAAAATATCTTCTTCCGTTACTGCTCTTAAAAGATGTTTGGTATGAGGTTTTAATCCTGCATCGATCGTTTTTATTACGTCTTCCCAGGTTTTTACTTCTTCAATATCGTGATAGATTCTGTTTTCGATAAAGATCCTTTCCAGGGAAGAGAAATGCCAGCTTTCCTGAAGCTCATGAAGCTCTATTTCCAGTTCCTTTTTAAGCAATGAAACTGTATGATCCGTATTCATTTTCAGAATATCGGAAACATTCATAAACATTGGTTTATCTCCCACGATTACACACGCATTCGGAGAAATTGTCACCTGACAGTCTGTGAATGCGTATAAAGCATCAATCGTCTTATCCGGAGAAACATCATTATGAATATGAATCAGAATTTCTACCTTATCTGAGGTATTATCCTCTATTTTTTTGATTTTGATCTTTCCTTTTTCATTGGCTTTAAGGATAGAATCAATAAGATCAGTAGTGGTCTTTGAATATGGAAGTTCAGAGATAACCAGAGTATGTTTATCTGTTTGGGTAATTCTCGCTCTTGCTCTTACTTTACCTCCTCTGTGACCGTCATTATATTCGGAAACATCCAGATAACCGGCTGTAAGGAAATCAGGAAACAGCTCAAATTTCTTTCCTTTTAAATAGGCTACTGAAGCATTAATCAGTTCATTAAAGTTGTGTGGGAGTATTTTCGTAGAAAGCCCTACACCAATACCTTCTACTCCCTGTACAAGAAGCAAAGGAAATTTTACCGGTAAATCAACGGGTTCATTATTTCTTCCGTCGTATGATTTTGTCCATTCCGTAGTTTTAGGATTAAAAACTACTTCCAAAGCAAAAGGAGTAAGTCTTGCTTCAATATATCTTGCAGCAGCAGCAGAGTCTCCTGTATAGATATTTCCCCAGTTCCCCTGGGTATCTATCAATAGCTCTTTCTGTCCGATCTGCACCATGGCATCTGTAATGGAAGCATCACCATGAGGATGATATTTCATGGTATTCCCTACCACATTGGCTACCTTATTGTAACGGCCGTCTTCCAGTTCCCGCATTGAGTGCATGATTCTTCGCTGAACAGGCTTTAGTCCGTCATACACCGAAGGGATAGCCCTATCCAAAATTACATAGGAAGCATAATCCAGAAACCAGTCTTTATAAAGTCCGGAAACTTTCTTTAAGCTGTCACCCTCATGCGAATGTTCTTCTGTCGTCATTTGTTTTTAATCGTTTTTCTCTTTATTAGCTTTCACTACTTTATTCAGAGAGAGTTTTAAATCATTTACTTCTTTTCTGGTCAGATAAGAGATCTGATACTTCAGCATCGTAGAACCACTGTTTTTACTTGAAACAGTGATGTATAATCTTTTGAAAAAGAAAATACTGACTACATCATATTTTATCAACTTATATTTAGGAAATTCATCATGGAGTGGTTTGCTTAAAAAAGGAATAATATTCCTGTTTTTAAAATTCAGTGCTTCTCCGTCACTGTCATATTCAAAAATCTGCCGTCCGCTGATATAAAAAATAATCAGCAGCAAAGCGGGAACAATAATCAGTAAATAACTCTCATTTCCTAATGCGTTAAATCTATACCTGTTGGCCATAAATATAACGATTCCAAACACTGCTATCATCAGGAGCAGAGTGCTTAGAGAATTATAAACTGATGCTTTATTACGGTTACTTAATCTCATTTGCTCTTTGGTTTTATCAGTTTACTAATTTTCTATTTCATCAAGTATCTGTTTTTTATCAATTGCCGTATCATCTTCCACTACCAGATTTTCCAGAATAAATAACTGTCTGTCCGGTGTATTCTTGCCCATATAAAATTCTAGCAGCTGTTCTATTGTCTGATCTCTCCCCAGTACTACAGGTTCAAGACGGATATCCTGGCCGATGAAATGTTTAAATTCATCCGGAGAAATCTCTCCCAATCCTTTAAATCGTGTTATTTCAGGGTTTTTCCCAAGTTCATTTAACGCTTTTACCCTTTCAGCCTCTGAGTAGCAGTACCTTGTTTCTTTCTTATTTCTCACCCTGAACAGAGGAGTCTGAAGAATGTAAAGGTGACCGTTTTTGATCAGATCCGGGAAGAACTGCAGGAAGAAAGTAATCATCAACAGACGGATGTGCATCCCATCCACATCGGCATCAGTTGCGATAATAACATGGTTATATCTCAGATCTTCCAGGCTTTCTTCAATATTTAAAGCTGCCTGAAGGAGGTTGAATTCTTCATTTTCGTACACTACTTTTTTGGTAAGACCATAACAGTTCAGGGGCTTACCTTTCAGGGAGAATACCGCCTGTGTTTCTACGTCTCTGGACTTTGTGATGGATCCTGATGCAGAATCCCCCTCGGTAATGAAAATCTGTGTATCTCCTTTTCTTTCTGCTTTCTGATCGTTATAGTGCTGTCTGCAGTCACGAAGCTTTTTATTGTGAAGAGACACTTTTTTAGCTCTTTCTCTTGCCAGTTTCTGAATTCCGGAAAGTTCTTTTCTCTCTCTTTCAGAAATTAATATTTTCCGTTGAATTGCATCAGCGATTTCCGGGTTTTTGTGCAGGAAATTATCCAGTTTTCCTTTAAGGAAATCGATTATAAATGTTCTTACCGTAGGTCCGTTTGGCCCCATATCATTAGATCCCAGTTTGGTTTTGGTCTGAGATTCGAAAACCGGTTCTTCAACATTGATCGAAATAGCAGCAATGATAGACTTTCTGATATCAGAAGCGTCAAAACTTTTATTAAAGAATTCACGAATCGTTTTTACATATGCTTCACGAAATGCATTAAGGTGTGTACCTCCCTGCGTTGTATTCTGTCCGTTTACGAACGAGAAGTAGGTTTCCATCTGAGACTTGTCAGAATGGGTAATTGCCACTTCAATATCCTCGTCTTTCAAATGAACAATCGGATAAAGAACATCGCTTTCCATCTCTTCTTCAAGGAGATCCTTAAGACCATTTTCAGAAAAATAGGTTTCTCCGTTGAAGATAATTTTCAGTCCCGGATTCAGGTACGCATAGTTACGGAGCATTCTTTCGATATACTCTTTACGGTATTTAAAGTGCAGGAAGATATCTCCATCAGGAACAAAGGAAATCTCTGTACCATTTCTGTCCGAGGAGTCCTTTTCATCAAAATTTTCTGTGATAATACCACGGGAGAATTCGGCTACTTTCATTTTACCATCACGGAAAGAGCGTACTCTGAAGTATTCAGAAAGTGCATTCACCGCCTTGGTACCCACCCCATTCAATCCGACAGATTTTTTAAACGCCTTACTGTCGTACTTACCTCCGGTATTCATTTTGGAAACAGCAT
This genomic window from Chryseobacterium sp. MEBOG06 contains:
- a CDS encoding DNA gyrase/topoisomerase IV subunit A, producing the protein MTTEEHSHEGDSLKKVSGLYKDWFLDYASYVILDRAIPSVYDGLKPVQRRIMHSMRELEDGRYNKVANVVGNTMKYHPHGDASITDAMVQIGQKELLIDTQGNWGNIYTGDSAAAARYIEARLTPFALEVVFNPKTTEWTKSYDGRNNEPVDLPVKFPLLLVQGVEGIGVGLSTKILPHNFNELINASVAYLKGKKFELFPDFLTAGYLDVSEYNDGHRGGKVRARARITQTDKHTLVISELPYSKTTTDLIDSILKANEKGKIKIKKIEDNTSDKVEILIHIHNDVSPDKTIDALYAFTDCQVTISPNACVIVGDKPMFMNVSDILKMNTDHTVSLLKKELEIELHELQESWHFSSLERIFIENRIYHDIEEVKTWEDVIKTIDAGLKPHTKHLLRAVTEEDILKLTEIRIKRISRFDLDKFKENIAALEGKIEQVKYHLANLIAYAIDYYLNIQKKYGKDKQRKTELRIFDTIDATKVAVANEKFYANFEEGFIGTSLKKDQYLFDCSDIDDIITFRKDGSMKVVKVEAKTFIGKDILHVAIWKKNDKRTVYNMIYREGREGPYYMKRFSVTGVTRNTDYPLASDKKGSETLYFSANPNGEAETVSVLLKPNPRIRKNKMEVNFSDLTIKGRDSKGNLVTKYAVKKVDMKEEGVSTLAPRKIWFDDTVRRLNADARGTLLGNFKGDDKILTINTNGEVKLISFDLGNRFDDEYLVLEKWRPEQPITCIYYDGEKDIYFIKRFLLENTVNIQTFMPSEHPKSFIENVVVANNVTAEIIFAKDKGKDRDPETINIDEFIAVKGIKAIGNQFTKFKVKTINITIPEPVEEEPEIYEDPEPAGDGDEEGGIIGDLFQGDENSETE
- a CDS encoding DNA topoisomerase IV subunit B, whose amino-acid sequence is MSQEINPTYSEDNIRTLDWQEHIRLRPGMYIGKLGDGSSADDGIYILLKEILDNSIDEFRMRSGKRIEIKVDEGKVTIRDFGRGIPLGKVVDAVSKMNTGGKYDSKAFKKSVGLNGVGTKAVNALSEYFRVRSFRDGKMKVAEFSRGIITENFDEKDSSDRNGTEISFVPDGDIFLHFKYRKEYIERMLRNYAYLNPGLKIIFNGETYFSENGLKDLLEEEMESDVLYPIVHLKDEDIEVAITHSDKSQMETYFSFVNGQNTTQGGTHLNAFREAYVKTIREFFNKSFDASDIRKSIIAAISINVEEPVFESQTKTKLGSNDMGPNGPTVRTFIIDFLKGKLDNFLHKNPEIADAIQRKILISERERKELSGIQKLARERAKKVSLHNKKLRDCRQHYNDQKAERKGDTQIFITEGDSASGSITKSRDVETQAVFSLKGKPLNCYGLTKKVVYENEEFNLLQAALNIEESLEDLRYNHVIIATDADVDGMHIRLLMITFFLQFFPDLIKNGHLYILQTPLFRVRNKKETRYCYSEAERVKALNELGKNPEITRFKGLGEISPDEFKHFIGQDIRLEPVVLGRDQTIEQLLEFYMGKNTPDRQLFILENLVVEDDTAIDKKQILDEIEN